The Halosimplex litoreum genome has a window encoding:
- a CDS encoding DUF7521 family protein, which produces MIWGYTAAQFGAVLVSLGSTVLGLVVGYQAYRGFRRNDSRSMRYLSVGLVLLTAVSFSLAFFGTLLLRLQVLPAAVGDPLRLVVRLLQFAGLAFITYSLYSRP; this is translated from the coding sequence ATGATCTGGGGGTACACTGCCGCGCAGTTCGGCGCAGTGCTGGTCTCGCTCGGCTCCACCGTACTGGGCCTCGTCGTCGGCTACCAGGCCTACCGGGGCTTTCGTCGCAACGACAGCCGATCGATGCGCTACCTCTCGGTCGGTCTCGTCCTGCTGACCGCCGTGTCGTTCTCGCTCGCCTTCTTCGGGACGCTCCTGCTCCGGTTGCAGGTCCTCCCGGCCGCGGTCGGCGACCCGCTCAGACTCGTGGTCAGGCTCCTCCAGTTCGCCGGCCTCGCGTTCATCACCTACTCGCTGTACAGCCGACCGTAG
- a CDS encoding ArsR/SmtB family transcription factor, producing the protein MSDDRDEAELLALLEDEYARAILAATSAKPMPVDTLSDRCDASESTIYRRVDRLKEHDLVEEQTEFDPGGHHYSVYASRLRGVNVTFEDGEWSVELDRRPASEEDVADRFTRMWQDL; encoded by the coding sequence GTGAGCGACGATCGCGACGAGGCGGAGTTACTCGCGCTCCTCGAAGACGAGTACGCCCGCGCGATCCTCGCAGCCACGAGTGCCAAACCCATGCCAGTAGATACGCTCAGCGACCGGTGCGACGCGTCCGAGTCGACGATATATCGGCGCGTCGACCGTCTGAAAGAACACGACCTCGTCGAGGAACAGACGGAGTTCGACCCCGGCGGCCACCACTACAGCGTCTACGCCTCTCGACTCAGAGGCGTCAACGTCACCTTCGAAGACGGCGAGTGGTCGGTCGAACTGGACCGCCGTCCGGCGTCCGAGGAAGACGTCGCCGACCGCTTCACCAGGATGTGGCAGGACCTATGA
- a CDS encoding DUF7521 family protein produces MSVPLPDAPEPVAPLHFAATAEGLIPGITTAVIAILGFAVGYVAYRGYRRNESLPMLFVAAGFFLAFWTPGVLFGGFAALDAVATFAPGLRSTVRTALALAADLATIVGLCCILYGLWMPRR; encoded by the coding sequence ATGAGCGTTCCACTGCCCGATGCGCCCGAACCGGTCGCACCGCTGCACTTCGCGGCGACCGCCGAGGGGCTGATCCCAGGGATCACGACCGCCGTCATCGCGATCCTCGGGTTCGCCGTCGGCTACGTCGCCTACCGCGGGTACCGCCGCAACGAGAGCCTCCCCATGCTGTTCGTCGCCGCGGGCTTCTTCCTCGCGTTCTGGACGCCGGGCGTCCTGTTCGGCGGGTTCGCCGCCCTCGACGCGGTCGCGACGTTCGCACCCGGACTGCGGTCGACCGTCCGCACCGCGCTCGCGCTGGCCGCCGACCTCGCGACGATCGTCGGCCTCTGTTGCATCCTCTACGGGCTGTGGATGCCCCGGCGGTGA
- a CDS encoding ArsR/SmtB family transcription factor, translating to MDEDTDIDTVASLLGDDCARTILEATAAEALSATELAERCSVSGPTVYRRLETLREEELVAEQTRAGEDGHHYKVYTATLDRAVVDLTEDGFEIRLTRRGRMADRFTEFVEDLR from the coding sequence GTGGATGAGGACACCGATATCGACACCGTGGCGTCGCTGCTGGGCGACGACTGCGCTCGGACGATCCTCGAAGCCACGGCCGCAGAGGCGCTCTCGGCGACGGAACTCGCCGAGCGCTGTTCGGTGTCCGGCCCGACGGTCTACCGCCGACTGGAGACACTGCGCGAGGAAGAGCTGGTCGCCGAGCAGACCCGCGCCGGCGAGGACGGCCACCACTACAAGGTGTACACGGCGACCCTCGACCGCGCCGTCGTCGACCTCACGGAGGACGGGTTCGAGATACGGCTCACCCGCCGCGGGCGGATGGCCGACCGGTTCACCGAGTTCGTGGAGGACCTGAGATGA
- a CDS encoding CbiX/SirB N-terminal domain-containing protein: MEALVIVAHGSHLNAGSSAPTFDHADTIRATGAFDEVREGFWKEEPSFREVLRTVESDEVYVVPLFISEGYFTEDVIPRELRLDGWDPDAWDSDGTSATHATLRPTDVDKTVHYCGPVGTHEAMSDVIVRRAESVTGDPDVGEGFGLAVVGHGTERNENSAKAIEYHADRIREMDRFDEVEALFMDEDPEVDDVTDFFDSEDVVVVPLFVADGYHTQEDIPEDMGLTEDYREGWDTPAEVDGHRIWYSGAVGTEPLMADVVLERAADAGADVADAVERVRAETGSAEPADD; the protein is encoded by the coding sequence ATGGAAGCGCTCGTCATCGTCGCCCACGGCTCGCACCTCAACGCGGGGTCGAGCGCGCCGACGTTCGACCACGCAGACACCATCCGCGCGACTGGCGCCTTCGACGAGGTCCGCGAGGGCTTCTGGAAGGAGGAACCCTCCTTCCGCGAGGTCCTGCGGACCGTCGAGAGCGACGAGGTGTACGTCGTCCCCCTGTTCATCTCCGAGGGGTATTTCACCGAGGACGTCATTCCGCGGGAGCTGCGCCTCGACGGCTGGGACCCCGATGCCTGGGATTCCGACGGTACCAGCGCCACTCACGCGACGCTCCGACCGACCGACGTGGACAAGACGGTCCACTACTGCGGCCCCGTCGGCACCCACGAGGCGATGAGCGACGTGATCGTCCGCCGCGCCGAGTCGGTGACCGGCGACCCCGACGTTGGCGAGGGGTTCGGCCTCGCCGTCGTCGGTCACGGCACCGAGCGCAACGAGAACTCCGCGAAAGCTATCGAGTACCACGCCGACCGCATCCGCGAGATGGACCGGTTCGACGAGGTAGAGGCGCTGTTCATGGACGAGGACCCCGAGGTCGACGACGTGACCGACTTCTTCGACAGCGAGGACGTGGTCGTCGTGCCCCTGTTCGTCGCCGACGGCTACCACACCCAGGAGGACATCCCCGAGGACATGGGGCTCACGGAGGATTACCGCGAGGGGTGGGACACGCCCGCCGAGGTCGACGGCCACCGGATCTGGTACTCCGGCGCGGTGGGGACCGAGCCGCTGATGGCCGACGTGGTGCTCGAACGGGCCGCCGACGCGGGCGCCGACGTGGCCGACGCCGTCGAGCGCGTGCGAGCGGAGACCGGAAGCGCGGAGCCGGCCGACGACTGA
- a CDS encoding NUDIX domain-containing protein codes for MSEDDTAVTAPDPETVAARDGVTVDERTRAFPDEQFDALRDRYERIDGVVLVGVTRDDGAVLLQGGDNWSPPGGEVDPGQDWASAAESAVGALTGVEVTVEAAELVEYNEFHREGDSDDSFRAPVVHFGASLAGDADSFREDPTVADDWDHPAFNPEAVDLAWFDAVPADADPSHEDHIALYFD; via the coding sequence ATGTCGGAAGACGACACTGCTGTCACCGCTCCGGACCCGGAGACGGTCGCGGCCCGCGACGGCGTCACGGTCGACGAACGGACGCGAGCGTTCCCGGACGAGCAGTTCGACGCGCTCCGCGACCGATACGAGCGGATCGACGGGGTCGTGCTGGTCGGCGTCACTCGCGACGACGGCGCGGTCCTCCTCCAGGGAGGAGACAACTGGTCCCCGCCCGGCGGCGAGGTGGACCCGGGCCAGGACTGGGCGAGCGCCGCCGAGTCGGCCGTCGGGGCACTGACCGGCGTCGAGGTCACCGTCGAAGCGGCCGAACTCGTCGAATACAACGAGTTTCACCGGGAGGGGGACAGCGACGACTCGTTTCGAGCGCCGGTGGTCCACTTCGGCGCGTCGCTGGCCGGCGACGCCGACTCGTTTCGCGAGGACCCGACCGTCGCCGACGACTGGGACCACCCCGCGTTCAACCCCGAGGCGGTCGACCTCGCCTGGTTCGATGCGGTGCCGGCCGACGCCGACCCGAGCCACGAGGACCACATCGCCCTGTACTTCGACTGA
- a CDS encoding DUF7523 family protein, whose translation MTLAADTRAAVRRHPFLYDALRAGVVNYSAAARFLDVDGEADPVVAALRRFAEDLPDYDRPGDSPPVSMQSGLGEGDPADALLAVGDLALVPDEGSLTAITAGGEADAAALREVLGRLETAGVAVEAAAVGGGSLVVVVGRRDGADAVRAVEDALAV comes from the coding sequence ATGACACTCGCCGCGGACACCCGCGCGGCCGTCCGGCGCCACCCGTTCCTGTACGACGCGCTCCGGGCGGGCGTGGTCAACTACAGCGCCGCCGCCCGCTTTCTCGACGTCGACGGCGAGGCCGATCCGGTCGTCGCCGCCCTGCGCCGCTTCGCCGAGGACCTCCCCGACTACGACCGCCCCGGCGACTCGCCGCCGGTGAGCATGCAGAGCGGCCTCGGCGAGGGCGACCCCGCCGACGCCCTGCTGGCGGTCGGCGATCTCGCGCTCGTCCCCGACGAGGGGTCGCTGACGGCGATCACCGCCGGCGGCGAGGCCGACGCCGCGGCGCTCCGGGAGGTGCTCGGTCGGTTGGAAACTGCCGGGGTGGCCGTCGAGGCCGCGGCGGTCGGCGGCGGGTCGCTGGTCGTGGTGGTCGGCCGTCGCGACGGGGCGGACGCGGTGCGCGCGGTCGAGGACGCGCTGGCGGTGTAA
- a CDS encoding DUF433 domain-containing protein, whose protein sequence is MATQARWIVDDEESAVHDEPHIADSRITVRAVHEWVENGDLDPETVAGRHNLDIAAVYHALAYYHEHPERMREVERDRERTIEANRGRAVTGPDDLE, encoded by the coding sequence ATGGCTACACAGGCGCGCTGGATCGTCGACGACGAGGAGTCGGCCGTTCACGACGAACCGCACATCGCGGACAGCCGGATCACGGTACGTGCGGTCCACGAATGGGTCGAAAACGGCGACCTCGACCCGGAGACGGTCGCCGGTCGGCACAATCTCGACATCGCCGCGGTCTATCACGCGCTCGCGTACTACCACGAACACCCCGAGCGGATGCGCGAAGTCGAACGCGACCGCGAGCGGACTATCGAGGCGAATCGCGGGCGGGCGGTCACCGGCCCCGACGACCTCGAATGA
- the cysS gene encoding cysteine--tRNA ligase: MTLQLSNTLTGEREAFEPVDDEQVTLYLCGLTTSDPAHVGHARTWTHTDVVHRWLEYLGYDVRHVENFTDVNEKIVARVGEVGDDEESVARHYTESFIEDMRALNLKRADVYPRVSEHVDEIFAMVETLVEAGYAYESDGSVYFDVTADDDYGKLSNQDVEASEVQGDEAELAEKRHPADFALWKAGGVDPDDIAQHRHDEAAPAEAAAEQAQTWDSPWGEGRPGWHIECSAMSTTHLGETFDIHVAGSDLVFPHNENEIAQAECATGREFSRYWLHTGMVQVEDEKMSSSLRNFTTARGAIEEFGVDTLRTFFVSTVYSADPTFSEETLAEAEERWEQLERGYERAVEAADSVDAYSDAPDSDLAAAVDAARADFEAAMNDDLNTREAMAALLELASAVNAHVDERDRYDFPGLKRAIDAFEELGGDVFGLSFGTADGGEVRVAEDLAELVLDLREREREAGNYERADELRDRLDHIGVAVEDGDDGPTYRFE; the protein is encoded by the coding sequence ATGACGCTCCAGCTTTCGAACACGCTCACGGGCGAGCGCGAGGCGTTCGAGCCGGTCGACGACGAGCAGGTCACCCTCTACCTCTGCGGTCTGACGACCTCGGACCCGGCCCACGTCGGCCACGCCCGAACGTGGACCCACACCGACGTGGTCCACCGGTGGCTGGAGTACCTCGGCTACGACGTGCGCCACGTCGAGAACTTCACCGACGTGAACGAGAAGATCGTCGCCCGCGTCGGCGAGGTCGGCGACGACGAGGAGAGCGTCGCTCGCCACTACACCGAGTCCTTCATCGAGGACATGCGCGCGCTGAACCTCAAACGAGCCGACGTCTATCCGCGGGTTTCCGAGCACGTCGACGAGATCTTCGCGATGGTCGAGACGCTGGTCGAGGCGGGCTACGCCTACGAGTCCGACGGGTCGGTGTACTTCGACGTGACCGCCGACGACGACTACGGCAAGCTCTCCAACCAGGACGTCGAGGCGTCGGAGGTCCAGGGCGACGAAGCCGAACTCGCCGAGAAGCGCCACCCCGCCGACTTCGCGCTGTGGAAGGCCGGCGGCGTCGACCCCGACGATATCGCCCAACACCGCCACGACGAGGCGGCTCCCGCCGAAGCGGCCGCCGAACAAGCGCAGACCTGGGACTCGCCGTGGGGCGAAGGCCGCCCGGGTTGGCACATCGAGTGCTCGGCGATGTCGACGACCCACCTCGGCGAGACCTTCGACATCCACGTCGCCGGCTCCGACCTTGTCTTTCCCCACAACGAAAACGAGATCGCACAGGCCGAGTGCGCGACGGGCCGGGAGTTCTCGCGCTACTGGCTCCACACCGGGATGGTCCAGGTCGAAGACGAGAAGATGTCCTCCAGCCTGCGGAACTTCACGACCGCCCGCGGGGCCATCGAGGAGTTCGGTGTCGACACCCTCCGGACCTTCTTCGTCTCCACCGTCTACTCGGCGGACCCGACGTTCTCCGAGGAGACGCTCGCCGAGGCCGAGGAGCGCTGGGAGCAGCTCGAACGCGGCTACGAACGAGCGGTCGAGGCCGCCGACAGCGTCGACGCCTACTCGGACGCCCCGGATTCGGACCTCGCGGCAGCAGTCGACGCCGCCCGCGCGGACTTCGAAGCGGCTATGAACGACGATCTGAACACCCGCGAGGCGATGGCGGCGCTGCTCGAACTCGCGTCGGCGGTCAACGCCCACGTCGACGAGCGCGACCGCTACGACTTCCCGGGACTCAAGCGGGCCATCGACGCCTTCGAGGAGCTCGGTGGGGACGTGTTCGGTCTCTCGTTCGGGACGGCCGACGGCGGCGAGGTACGGGTCGCCGAGGACCTGGCCGAACTCGTCCTCGACCTGCGCGAACGCGAGCGCGAGGCGGGCAACTACGAGCGCGCCGACGAACTCCGCGACCGCCTCGACCACATCGGCGTCGCGGTCGAAGACGGCGACGACGGTCCGACCTACCGGTTCGAGTAG
- a CDS encoding DUF6517 family protein, with translation MLRSREVGIGVALVLLLATAGCVGFLTGDAPLGFAANATEVDDATLEETEYRLAHSASPNSTQNVTVGGQTRQVVVSSELRRYNRTVALAEGIEGEFARATVFTSPAATVAGTSVNPIGSLSDEGLVRRFVGASSGLANVEFRSNRSVEFLGESRTVSEYAATRSMGGVRTNATIHLATVEHDGDFVTVVAVHPEAVDERSRVDALLAGLRHPPA, from the coding sequence ATGTTACGGTCACGTGAGGTCGGTATCGGAGTCGCGCTCGTTCTCTTGCTGGCGACCGCCGGTTGCGTCGGCTTTCTGACGGGGGACGCGCCGCTCGGGTTCGCCGCGAACGCGACCGAGGTCGACGACGCGACGCTCGAGGAGACCGAGTACCGGCTCGCGCACAGCGCCTCGCCCAATAGCACGCAGAACGTCACCGTCGGGGGCCAGACTCGCCAGGTCGTCGTCTCCAGCGAACTCCGGCGGTACAACCGCACCGTCGCGCTGGCCGAGGGCATCGAGGGCGAGTTCGCGCGTGCGACCGTCTTCACGTCGCCCGCCGCGACGGTCGCGGGGACCTCGGTCAACCCCATCGGGTCGCTCTCCGACGAGGGGCTCGTCCGCCGGTTCGTCGGCGCCTCTTCGGGCCTCGCGAACGTCGAGTTCCGGTCGAACCGCTCGGTCGAATTCCTCGGCGAGTCCCGGACGGTCTCGGAGTACGCCGCCACCCGGTCGATGGGTGGCGTACGGACGAACGCGACGATCCACCTCGCGACGGTCGAACACGACGGCGACTTCGTGACCGTCGTCGCCGTCCACCCGGAAGCGGTCGACGAGCGCTCGCGAGTCGACGCGCTGCTGGCCGGCCTCCGGCATCCGCCGGCCTGA
- the corA gene encoding magnesium/cobalt transporter CorA, whose product MTTALVYRAEEVTEYDDLDAARAADGTTWVHVADADRVEMERVADAFDIHPLSVEDVCNGVRPKAEEYDDYTLVVVKRATLRGGETTFDEEIRDVPVGVFVGPDWLVTLSAGPVDPVDRVRQAVRSGDERLLHRGADFTAYRVLDVVVDEYFALLDEIEDDIETVEDAVTTSTNIETLEAINSVRRELLSFRKLAWPTREAVGVLARGDPAQIDEETEKYFRDVYDHLVQLVDLTETYRDLASGARDIYLNTLSQSTNEVMKVLTVVATIFIPLTFVVGVYGMNFGSSPYNMPELAWPYAYPAVMVGMLLVALVMLSYFRGQDYI is encoded by the coding sequence GTGACGACGGCGCTCGTCTACCGCGCCGAGGAGGTCACCGAGTACGACGACCTCGACGCGGCCCGCGCCGCCGACGGGACGACCTGGGTCCACGTCGCCGACGCCGACCGCGTCGAGATGGAGCGAGTCGCCGATGCGTTCGATATCCACCCGCTCTCGGTCGAGGACGTGTGCAACGGTGTCCGCCCCAAAGCCGAGGAGTACGACGACTACACGCTCGTCGTCGTCAAGCGCGCCACCCTCCGTGGCGGCGAGACCACCTTCGACGAGGAGATCCGGGACGTGCCGGTCGGCGTCTTCGTCGGCCCCGACTGGCTAGTCACCCTCTCGGCCGGTCCCGTGGACCCGGTCGACCGCGTCCGGCAGGCCGTCCGCTCGGGCGACGAGCGGCTGCTCCACCGCGGGGCCGACTTCACCGCCTATCGCGTCCTCGACGTGGTCGTCGACGAGTACTTCGCCCTGCTCGACGAGATCGAGGACGATATCGAGACCGTCGAGGACGCCGTGACCACCTCGACGAACATCGAGACGCTCGAAGCCATCAACAGCGTCCGCCGCGAGCTGCTCTCCTTTCGCAAGCTCGCCTGGCCCACCCGCGAGGCCGTCGGCGTCCTCGCCAGAGGCGACCCCGCCCAGATCGACGAGGAGACCGAGAAGTACTTCCGCGACGTGTACGACCACCTCGTCCAGCTGGTCGACCTGACCGAGACCTACCGTGACCTGGCCTCGGGCGCGCGAGACATCTACCTCAATACCCTCTCCCAGTCCACCAACGAGGTGATGAAGGTGCTCACCGTCGTCGCGACTATCTTCATCCCCCTCACCTTCGTCGTCGGCGTCTACGGCATGAACTTCGGGTCGAGCCCCTACAACATGCCCGAACTCGCCTGGCCCTACGCCTACCCCGCCGTCATGGTCGGCATGTTGCTGGTCGCGCTCGTCATGCTCTCGTACTTCCGCGGTCAGGACTACATCTGA
- a CDS encoding FxsA family protein — protein MLRYLGLLLLVPLLDSLFLVFVATQIGAPLTILLVVLTALLGLLLVRAESRHTIREIQRKLAVGELPTNELLDGAFLLVAGALTLTPGLVTDAIGILLLVPFTRAPVRWFVREKILVPYMDKKSGGFATGNVYIGGFPFGGEGGPNVGGQGPNVGGQGPGPAGPSDGDAYDLDEDAYDIDFEDRDGDDRRGFD, from the coding sequence ATGCTCCGGTATCTGGGGTTGCTGTTGCTGGTGCCGCTGCTGGACTCGCTGTTTCTCGTCTTCGTCGCGACACAGATCGGTGCCCCGCTGACGATCCTCCTCGTCGTCCTGACCGCCCTCCTCGGACTGTTGCTCGTCCGCGCCGAGAGCCGCCACACCATCCGCGAGATACAGCGGAAACTCGCCGTCGGCGAACTCCCGACGAACGAACTGTTGGACGGCGCTTTCCTGCTCGTCGCGGGCGCGCTGACGCTGACGCCCGGCCTGGTCACGGACGCGATCGGCATCCTGCTGCTCGTCCCGTTCACCCGCGCACCCGTCCGCTGGTTCGTCCGCGAGAAGATACTCGTCCCCTACATGGACAAGAAAAGCGGCGGGTTCGCCACCGGCAACGTCTACATCGGCGGGTTCCCCTTCGGCGGCGAGGGTGGCCCGAACGTCGGCGGCCAGGGGCCCAACGTCGGTGGGCAGGGTCCCGGTCCCGCCGGCCCCTCCGACGGCGACGCCTACGACCTCGACGAGGACGCGTACGACATCGACTTCGAGGACCGCGACGGCGACGACCGCCGCGGGTTCGACTGA